One region of Myxococcus virescens genomic DNA includes:
- a CDS encoding HAMP domain-containing protein: ARTLRPMRNLIRGVSRIGRGDYNAQLGVRGDDEVFGGMLVPTAVNFVFIPGRYVQLQKLRGDAKRAPSENEAVPMLASSH; the protein is encoded by the coding sequence GCCCGCACGCTGCGCCCCATGCGCAACCTCATCCGGGGCGTGTCACGCATCGGCCGCGGTGACTACAACGCCCAGCTCGGCGTGCGCGGCGACGATGAGGTGTTCGGCGGCATGCTGGTGCCCACGGCGGTGAACTTCGTGTTCATCCCCGGGCGCTACGTGCAGCTACAGAAGCTCCGCGGCGATGCGAAGCGGGCCCCCAGTGAGAACGAAGCGGTGCCCATGCTCGCCTCGTCCCACTGA